One genomic window of Micromonospora sp. WMMD1128 includes the following:
- a CDS encoding glycosyltransferase: MPTSLSVVVPAHENGAALDATLDSLTRQTLPRDDFEVVVGDDGSAVPLRPIVEKYADRLTVDYVRSEHNRGRSANRNAAAARARADTLMFLDADTVAHPRLLERHRDFHAARAGRPGVLLGARHDLDWAGADALRRGEPVEPAMLDAERGDPRLEDTSHPQRMRDFPSAPWVLGLTHNASVDHESFRRVGGFDEAMVKWGFEDLEFFYRVFHLHGAPPELFRLDVDALSYHLPHFRRTTNGLASMDNMKYLLRKHLRYDVEVLYAINTFGRHLGRIRLYGDAIDAYRRGGLGRPAALPAAVRDELATARALVVGNGVSTLTLGAGSHTFDHAAPPDDTNSHLLGTVLQQFKTGSLDLIVNVDLWRCLLPEDLPAFLTRGLLKADRIELVATHSDLDQRALLPVPFVADLDYVVDMLTPHFTLTATTHPTATVLTLR, from the coding sequence ATGCCCACCAGCCTGAGCGTGGTGGTGCCCGCGCACGAGAACGGCGCCGCCCTCGACGCCACCCTCGACTCGCTCACCCGGCAGACCCTGCCGCGCGACGACTTCGAGGTCGTCGTCGGCGACGACGGCTCCGCCGTGCCGCTGCGCCCGATCGTCGAGAAGTACGCCGACCGGCTCACCGTCGACTACGTCCGCAGCGAGCACAACCGGGGGCGCAGCGCCAACCGCAACGCGGCGGCGGCCCGCGCCCGCGCCGACACGCTGATGTTCCTGGACGCCGACACGGTGGCCCACCCCCGGCTGCTGGAACGGCACCGGGACTTCCACGCCGCACGCGCCGGCCGGCCCGGGGTCCTGCTCGGGGCCCGCCACGACCTGGACTGGGCGGGCGCGGACGCGCTGCGCCGGGGCGAGCCGGTCGAGCCGGCGATGCTGGACGCCGAACGCGGCGACCCGCGCCTGGAGGACACCTCCCACCCGCAGCGGATGCGGGACTTCCCGAGCGCGCCCTGGGTGCTCGGGTTGACGCACAACGCCTCCGTCGACCACGAGTCGTTCCGCCGGGTCGGCGGCTTCGACGAGGCCATGGTCAAGTGGGGCTTCGAGGACCTGGAGTTCTTCTACCGGGTCTTCCACCTGCACGGCGCCCCGCCCGAGCTGTTCCGGCTCGACGTCGACGCCCTCTCCTACCATCTCCCGCACTTCCGCCGGACCACAAACGGGCTGGCCTCGATGGACAACATGAAATACCTGCTGCGCAAACACCTGCGCTACGACGTCGAGGTGCTCTACGCGATCAACACGTTCGGCCGGCACCTGGGCCGCATCCGCCTCTACGGCGACGCGATCGACGCGTACCGCCGGGGTGGGCTGGGGCGACCGGCGGCGCTGCCCGCCGCGGTCCGCGACGAGCTGGCGACCGCCCGGGCACTGGTCGTCGGCAACGGCGTGTCCACGCTGACGCTCGGCGCGGGCTCGCACACGTTCGACCACGCGGCGCCGCCCGACGACACCAACTCCCACCTGCTCGGCACCGTCCTGCAACAGTTCAAGACCGGCTCGCTGGACCTGATCGTCAACGTGGACCTGTGGCGGTGCCTGCTCCCCGAGGACCTGCCGGCGTTCCTGACCCGGGGGCTGCTCAAGGCCGACCGGATCGAGCTGGTCGCCACCCACAGCGACCTCGACCAGCGGGCGCTGCTGCCGGTGCCGTTCGTCGCCGACCTCGACTACGTGGTCGACATGCTGACCCCCCACTTCACGCTCACCGCAACCACCCACCCCACCGCCACCGTCCTCACCCTCCGCTGA
- a CDS encoding phosphopantetheine-binding protein gives MLRPATPVTERTQLMDELGLSSSLALELLLELEDELEIQIDVEDLDEDQMATLADLADHIVANSTPR, from the coding sequence ATGCTCAGGCCAGCCACCCCGGTCACCGAGCGGACCCAGTTGATGGACGAGCTGGGCCTCAGCTCCTCGCTGGCGCTGGAGCTGCTGCTCGAGCTGGAGGACGAGCTGGAGATCCAGATCGACGTGGAGGATCTGGACGAGGACCAGATGGCCACGCTCGCCGACCTGGCCGACCACATCGTCGCCAACTCCACCCCGCGTTGA
- a CDS encoding 4'-phosphopantetheinyl transferase superfamily protein, producing the protein MRDAVRVWILPVAASPAELARCRAVLDPAEKARGAALGDEALRDRFAVAHGALRLLAARTVGAPPEALTWRPGRHGKPALTGPWAGAHTSLSYSGDLVAVAVSADRPVGVDLQHPPAGRDPVPLAARFFHPGEAQHVAGGADAAERAHRFTRLWVRKEAAVKAAGGRLWPNLAVPVHPDDMVTCVDVPARQRLTDLATPAAYRAAVALAGDAAYAVEFHPLTLTDLLCSDDSMLERTRDPRGHRC; encoded by the coding sequence ATGCGGGACGCCGTACGGGTCTGGATCCTTCCGGTCGCGGCGTCGCCCGCCGAGCTGGCCCGGTGCCGGGCGGTGCTCGACCCGGCCGAGAAGGCACGTGGCGCCGCGCTCGGCGACGAGGCGCTGCGGGACCGGTTCGCGGTCGCGCACGGCGCGCTGCGGCTGCTCGCCGCCCGGACCGTGGGCGCGCCGCCGGAGGCGCTCACCTGGCGGCCCGGCCGGCACGGCAAGCCGGCACTGACCGGGCCGTGGGCCGGCGCGCACACCAGCCTGTCCTACTCCGGCGACCTCGTCGCGGTGGCGGTCAGCGCCGACCGCCCGGTCGGGGTGGACCTCCAGCACCCGCCCGCCGGTCGGGACCCGGTGCCCCTGGCCGCGCGCTTCTTCCACCCCGGGGAGGCGCAACACGTGGCCGGCGGGGCCGACGCCGCCGAGCGGGCGCACCGGTTCACCCGGCTGTGGGTCCGCAAGGAGGCGGCGGTCAAGGCCGCCGGGGGCCGCCTCTGGCCCAATCTGGCGGTGCCGGTGCACCCGGACGACATGGTCACCTGCGTCGACGTGCCCGCCCGGCAGCGCCTGACCGACCTGGCCACGCCGGCCGCGTACCGGGCGGCGGTGGCGCTCGCCGGTGACGCCGCGTACGCGGTCGAGTTCCACCCGTTGACACTCACCGATCTTCTTTGCTCTGATGACTCCATGTTGGAGCGCACGCGCGACCCGCGGGGCCATCGGTGCTAG
- a CDS encoding condensation domain-containing protein, producing MIAQTAEAQVPVPFAGAGAGAAPLTWGQKAIMQDMRETGWTHNVSGAHPLPAGVTVEQMAAELADLMARHPALRMRLGVDDRGGPCQVVSGSGETVLDVVDVPDDADPADVAAFAYQLGHARLLAPYDLYRDWSVRMAVVRHRGALVHRVLTFDHLVVDGTATSLLLADLGLAMPAVRRARDPRTVQILDLGRREATPPLRRVSDRAVRHWASHLRSIAPLTFGEPTAGGRQGHRYWHGRFSSPAAYLAVRAIARRTRTDTSRVLLAVIAVAIGRATGVSPLTAKLIVGNRFRPGFAEAIAPLSQNGVLTVDTAGATVDEVVARARRASVTAGMYAYYDPVGLTDLEAGLDTERGYPARVTCRINDRRVTTRAAADGGVRDEPVTVEAVRRKADETFLVWDGPLDHLHEQVFLTVEDQPDTVFLQVIFDFACFTEAQAERLLRGVEEVAVEAAFDAGAPTRVTPGSTGD from the coding sequence ATGATCGCGCAGACGGCCGAGGCGCAGGTCCCCGTTCCGTTCGCCGGTGCGGGCGCCGGCGCCGCGCCCCTGACCTGGGGACAGAAGGCGATCATGCAGGACATGCGGGAGACCGGGTGGACGCACAACGTCTCCGGCGCGCACCCCCTGCCGGCGGGCGTCACGGTCGAGCAGATGGCGGCGGAGCTGGCCGACCTGATGGCCCGGCACCCGGCGCTGCGGATGCGGCTCGGCGTCGACGACCGGGGCGGGCCGTGCCAGGTCGTGTCGGGCTCCGGCGAGACGGTCCTGGACGTGGTGGACGTCCCGGACGACGCCGACCCGGCCGACGTGGCCGCGTTCGCCTACCAGCTCGGTCACGCCCGCCTGCTGGCCCCGTACGACCTCTACCGGGACTGGTCGGTGCGGATGGCGGTGGTCCGGCACCGGGGCGCGCTCGTGCACCGGGTGCTGACGTTCGACCATCTCGTGGTGGACGGCACCGCCACCTCGCTGCTCCTGGCCGACCTCGGGCTGGCCATGCCGGCGGTCCGTCGCGCCCGCGACCCGCGTACCGTGCAGATCCTCGACCTGGGGCGGCGGGAGGCGACCCCGCCGTTGCGGCGGGTGAGCGACCGCGCGGTCCGGCACTGGGCGTCGCACCTGCGGTCCATCGCGCCGCTGACGTTCGGCGAGCCCACCGCGGGCGGCCGGCAGGGGCACCGGTACTGGCACGGCCGGTTCAGCTCGCCCGCGGCGTACCTGGCGGTGCGGGCCATCGCACGACGGACCCGGACGGACACCTCGCGCGTCCTGCTGGCGGTCATCGCCGTGGCGATCGGCCGGGCCACCGGGGTCAGCCCGCTCACCGCGAAACTCATCGTGGGCAACCGGTTCCGGCCGGGCTTCGCCGAGGCGATCGCGCCGCTGAGTCAGAACGGCGTGCTGACCGTCGACACCGCCGGCGCCACGGTGGACGAGGTGGTGGCCCGGGCCCGCCGGGCCTCGGTGACCGCCGGCATGTACGCCTACTACGACCCGGTGGGGCTCACCGACCTGGAGGCCGGGCTGGACACCGAGCGCGGCTATCCGGCGCGGGTGACCTGCCGGATCAACGACCGGCGGGTGACCACCCGCGCGGCGGCCGACGGTGGCGTCCGGGACGAGCCGGTGACCGTGGAGGCGGTCCGGCGTAAGGCGGACGAGACGTTCCTGGTCTGGGACGGCCCGCTGGACCACCTCCACGAGCAGGTGTTCCTGACCGTCGAGGACCAGCCGGACACGGTGTTCCTCCAGGTGATCTTCGACTTCGCGTGTTTCACCGAGGCGCAGGCGGAGCGGCTGCTGCGCGGCGTGGAGGAGGTGGCCGTGGAGGCGGCCTTCGACGCCGGCGCGCCGACCCGGGTCACCCCCGGGTCGACCGGCGACTGA
- a CDS encoding cytochrome P450, protein MTQQQPVPYPLAPAPTIYHPSPDYTRLRETCPVARVELPDGASAYLATRHADVRRVFTDQRFSRAAAAGPNRPTRELGSLAEDSLIGMDPPRHTTMRRAVSHAFTVRRVEELRPTVAALVDAMIDRMEAAGRPADLITHLSAPLPIYVISKLFGIPEADQERVREWSDALVGDWDADPAAPQAALDAFREMIVERRRRPGDDLMSALIAAWDEHDDLTERELVSVTAGIFVGGHETTTNQLNLFLLVLARHPEQLAGLRGDDPVAVARAVEELSRFIQLGDNGVLLPRVTTEEVELGGVRLPAGSAVMPAIASANRDTTVFPGADTLDLDRAHNPHLAFGAGPHHCLGAALARMELQEALGALLRRLPGLRLAVDEAELRFRPGLVVRSLESLPVTWDDR, encoded by the coding sequence ATGACGCAGCAGCAGCCTGTCCCGTACCCGCTCGCTCCGGCTCCCACCATCTACCACCCGTCACCTGACTACACCCGGCTGCGCGAGACCTGCCCGGTGGCCCGCGTCGAGCTGCCCGACGGGGCGTCGGCCTATCTCGCCACCCGGCACGCCGACGTGCGGCGGGTCTTCACCGACCAGCGGTTCAGCCGGGCCGCCGCGGCCGGACCCAACCGGCCGACCCGGGAACTCGGCTCGCTCGCCGAGGACTCGCTCATCGGCATGGACCCGCCCCGGCACACCACGATGCGCCGGGCGGTGTCGCACGCCTTCACCGTCCGCCGGGTGGAGGAGCTGCGCCCCACGGTGGCCGCGCTCGTGGACGCGATGATCGACCGGATGGAGGCGGCGGGACGCCCGGCCGACCTGATCACCCACCTGTCCGCGCCGCTGCCGATCTACGTGATCAGCAAGCTGTTCGGCATCCCGGAGGCGGACCAGGAGCGGGTGCGGGAGTGGTCCGACGCGCTCGTCGGCGACTGGGACGCCGACCCGGCCGCGCCGCAGGCCGCGCTCGACGCCTTCCGCGAGATGATCGTCGAGCGCCGCCGCCGGCCCGGCGACGACCTGATGAGCGCGCTCATCGCCGCCTGGGACGAGCACGACGACCTCACCGAACGGGAGCTGGTGTCGGTCACCGCCGGCATCTTCGTCGGCGGGCACGAGACCACCACCAACCAGCTCAACCTGTTCCTGCTCGTGCTGGCCCGCCACCCCGAGCAGTTGGCCGGGCTGCGCGGCGACGACCCGGTCGCGGTAGCCCGCGCGGTCGAGGAGCTGTCCCGCTTCATCCAACTCGGCGACAACGGCGTGCTGCTGCCCCGGGTGACCACCGAGGAGGTGGAGCTCGGCGGCGTACGCCTGCCGGCCGGGTCGGCGGTGATGCCGGCGATCGCCTCGGCCAACCGGGACACGACGGTGTTCCCCGGCGCGGACACGCTCGACCTGGACCGCGCGCACAACCCGCACCTGGCGTTCGGCGCCGGCCCGCACCACTGCCTCGGCGCGGCGCTGGCCCGGATGGAGTTGCAGGAGGCGCTGGGCGCCCTGCTGCGCCGGCTGCCCGGCCTGCGGCTCGCGGTCGACGAGGCGGAGCTGCGGTTCCGGCCCGGCCTGGTGGTACGCAGCCTGGAGTCGCTGCCGGTGACCTGGGACGACAGGTGA
- a CDS encoding nucleotide disphospho-sugar-binding domain-containing protein — protein sequence MRILMSTWGWRSHFYGLAPLGWALQAAGHEVRVASHPSMAATITAAGLAAVPLGADVDFAEAFAGRIGAVGPLDRAAPPGHVEPEITADGGVVRFADALLDELVEFGRAWQPDLLVWEPFNLAAPVAAAALGVPGVLHLWGPDSSVTLRLDPESVIGPLAARFGLAAGDVALNGALTLDPAPPPLQVPMTRPGRPVRFVPYNGTAVVPPWLRRPADRPRVCVTAGTMMAGVGLHDRLDLARVVRSVAELDVEVVVVVEPRQQRGLGPLPANVRLADAPLALRLVLPTCAALVQQGGAGTTMTALAYGVPQLILPQVTDHHFNGERLTVTGAGACLPPANAGDAVLRDAVGDLLGDGPARTAATLMRDRIAALPSPADVVPALAALAERTPT from the coding sequence ATGCGAATTCTGATGTCGACGTGGGGCTGGCGGTCGCATTTCTACGGCCTGGCCCCGCTCGGGTGGGCGCTCCAGGCCGCCGGGCACGAGGTGCGGGTGGCCAGCCATCCCTCGATGGCCGCCACGATCACCGCGGCCGGGCTGGCCGCCGTGCCGTTGGGCGCCGACGTCGACTTCGCCGAGGCGTTCGCCGGCCGGATCGGCGCGGTGGGCCCGCTGGACCGGGCCGCACCGCCGGGCCACGTCGAGCCGGAGATCACCGCCGACGGCGGCGTGGTCCGGTTCGCCGACGCCCTCCTCGACGAGCTCGTCGAGTTCGGCCGGGCCTGGCAGCCGGACCTGCTGGTCTGGGAGCCGTTCAACCTGGCCGCCCCGGTGGCCGCCGCCGCGCTCGGCGTACCCGGCGTGCTGCACCTGTGGGGGCCGGACTCCTCGGTGACGCTCCGGCTCGACCCGGAGTCGGTGATCGGGCCGCTCGCCGCCCGGTTCGGCCTCGCCGCCGGCGACGTGGCGCTGAACGGCGCCCTGACGCTCGACCCGGCGCCGCCGCCGCTGCAGGTGCCGATGACCCGCCCGGGCCGACCGGTGCGCTTCGTGCCGTACAACGGGACGGCCGTGGTGCCGCCCTGGCTGCGCCGCCCGGCGGACCGGCCCCGGGTCTGCGTCACCGCCGGCACCATGATGGCCGGCGTCGGGCTGCACGACCGGCTCGACCTGGCCCGGGTCGTCCGGTCCGTCGCCGAGCTGGACGTCGAGGTCGTGGTGGTGGTCGAGCCCCGCCAGCAACGCGGCCTGGGACCGCTGCCGGCCAACGTGCGGCTGGCCGACGCGCCGCTGGCGTTGCGGCTGGTGCTGCCGACCTGCGCCGCGCTCGTGCAACAGGGCGGCGCCGGCACCACCATGACGGCGCTCGCGTACGGCGTGCCGCAGCTCATCCTGCCGCAGGTGACCGACCACCACTTCAACGGCGAACGGCTGACGGTCACCGGCGCCGGCGCCTGCCTGCCGCCCGCGAACGCCGGTGACGCCGTGCTGCGGGACGCCGTCGGGGACCTGCTCGGCGACGGGCCCGCCCGGACGGCGGCGACGCTGATGCGGGACCGGATCGCCGCGCTGCCCAGCCCCGCCGACGTGGTGCCGGCGCTGGCCGCCCTCGCCGAGCGCACCCCGACCTGA
- a CDS encoding cytochrome P450 gives MPVNSALRPYPFAPFTGDLPADLLDMVVADPVSRVRLPDGRPAWLVLSYEHCCTVLADPRFSRLPPGATSAPGAAGPRELNMDGPAHAAVRRVAGRAFTARRISTFRPRVRRIVDGLVDAMLAGPRPADVVAGLVAPLPVFVVCDVLGVPAADRPRFYAWISGLNSVTAYGSDGAARAQAELRAYLAGQLTRKRAEPGDDLLSAWVHGQDAHELVDAELVELAMGVLLGGLEINSTSAGLRALFQHPEQLAKLRAAPEKLASATDEILRYTSVSAMFRVQVVREDLVLGGVAMRAGDCVMAVPWAGNRDPRQFPEPHVFDIDRTPTVPHLTFGFGPHFCLGTALGRMQVELSLGALLARMPGLAPAVPIDEIPWRHDRMNGGIEWFPVTW, from the coding sequence GTGCCGGTCAATTCCGCGCTGCGCCCCTATCCGTTCGCGCCGTTCACCGGCGACCTCCCCGCCGACCTGCTCGACATGGTCGTCGCCGACCCGGTCAGTCGGGTGCGGCTGCCCGACGGGCGGCCGGCCTGGCTGGTGCTCAGCTACGAGCACTGCTGCACGGTCCTGGCCGATCCCCGGTTCTCCCGCCTCCCGCCGGGCGCCACCTCGGCGCCGGGCGCCGCCGGCCCCCGGGAGTTGAACATGGACGGTCCGGCGCACGCGGCGGTGCGCCGCGTCGCCGGCCGCGCGTTCACCGCGCGCCGCATCTCCACCTTCCGTCCCCGGGTACGGCGGATCGTGGACGGGCTCGTCGACGCCATGCTCGCCGGTCCCCGCCCGGCCGACGTGGTGGCCGGGCTGGTGGCGCCGCTGCCGGTGTTCGTGGTGTGCGACGTGCTCGGCGTGCCGGCCGCCGACCGGCCCCGGTTCTACGCCTGGATCTCCGGCCTGAACTCGGTCACCGCGTACGGCTCGGACGGCGCGGCGCGGGCGCAGGCGGAGCTGCGGGCCTACCTGGCGGGGCAGCTGACGCGCAAGCGGGCGGAGCCCGGCGACGATCTGCTCTCGGCGTGGGTGCACGGTCAGGACGCGCACGAACTCGTCGACGCCGAGTTGGTCGAGCTGGCCATGGGCGTGCTGCTCGGCGGCCTGGAGATCAACTCCACGAGCGCCGGCCTGCGCGCGTTGTTCCAGCACCCGGAGCAGTTGGCGAAGCTGCGCGCGGCCCCGGAGAAGCTCGCCTCGGCGACCGACGAGATCCTGCGTTACACGTCGGTGAGCGCCATGTTCCGGGTCCAGGTGGTGCGGGAGGACCTGGTCCTCGGCGGCGTCGCGATGCGGGCCGGCGACTGCGTGATGGCGGTCCCGTGGGCCGGCAACCGCGATCCCCGCCAGTTTCCCGAGCCGCACGTCTTCGACATCGACCGGACGCCCACCGTCCCGCACCTGACGTTCGGCTTCGGGCCGCACTTCTGCCTGGGCACGGCGCTGGGCCGGATGCAGGTGGAGCTGTCGCTCGGCGCGTTGCTGGCCCGGATGCCGGGGCTGGCGCCGGCGGTGCCGATCGACGAGATCCCGTGGCGGCACGACCGGATGAACGGCGGCATCGAGTGGTTCCCGGTCACCTGGTGA
- a CDS encoding TauD/TfdA family dioxygenase, with translation MTTSTAVDVRPVTGALGVQVRGLDLNTLTDEGFAHVHDLLLKHHVVFLAGQAGLTPEAHVAFGRRFGEVELHPYLPRLDGHPEIVVIDSEDGGKVDVWHTDMTFHQSPPIASVLHLIQLPEVGGDTMWTNQHRVYEALSAPLRDLLDGLTAIHVIRIGTEFTSRAEHPVVRVHPETGRRSLYVNRLFTSHIPQLTRNESDALLEYLFGFSESPQFTCRYRWQAGDVAVWDNRVTQHYAVNDYDGIRRGQRITVLGDHPTGDPPRWEHHVPAPGQRYWPDRVNAVESY, from the coding sequence ATGACCACTTCCACCGCCGTCGACGTCCGGCCCGTGACCGGCGCGCTCGGCGTCCAGGTGCGCGGCCTCGATTTGAACACGCTCACCGACGAGGGCTTCGCGCACGTCCACGACCTCCTGCTGAAGCACCACGTGGTCTTCCTCGCCGGCCAGGCCGGACTGACCCCGGAGGCGCACGTCGCGTTCGGTCGCCGCTTCGGCGAGGTGGAGCTGCACCCCTACCTGCCCCGGCTCGACGGGCACCCGGAGATCGTGGTGATCGACTCCGAGGACGGCGGGAAGGTAGACGTGTGGCACACCGACATGACGTTCCACCAGAGCCCGCCGATCGCCTCGGTGCTGCACCTGATCCAGTTGCCGGAGGTCGGCGGCGACACCATGTGGACCAACCAGCACCGGGTCTACGAGGCGCTCTCCGCGCCGCTGCGGGACCTGCTCGACGGGCTGACCGCCATCCACGTCATCCGGATCGGCACCGAGTTCACCAGCCGGGCGGAGCATCCGGTGGTGCGCGTGCACCCCGAGACCGGACGCCGCTCGCTCTACGTCAACCGCCTGTTCACCTCGCACATCCCGCAGCTCACCCGCAACGAGAGCGACGCGCTGCTGGAATACCTGTTCGGGTTCTCCGAGAGCCCGCAGTTCACCTGCCGGTACCGCTGGCAGGCGGGTGACGTCGCGGTGTGGGACAACCGGGTCACCCAGCACTACGCGGTGAACGACTACGACGGCATCCGGCGCGGGCAGCGCATCACCGTGCTCGGCGACCACCCGACCGGCGACCCGCCCCGGTGGGAGCACCACGTCCCGGCGCCCGGCCAGCGCTACTGGCCGGACCGGGTCAACGCGGTGGAGAGCTACTGA
- a CDS encoding methyltransferase, whose amino-acid sequence MAIDGDAAARLDRLTDLATPFAVRTAVTLRVPDRIAAGVTGLTELAAACDADPAALGRLLRYLTHRGVFAEVSPDVFGLTDVGALLCDRDGGGHGADLDLGGLGARMDLAFAGLPHAIRTGGPGYAAVHGRDFWADLDAHPEQRAYFDAVMLSQQRITAPEVAACYPWAEVTHVVDVAGGSGGLLRELLCAHPHLRGTLVDRDEPVATAAATFAEHGLTGRVDAVVGDFFAALPTGGDVYVVSRALTDWSDTHATAILRRCAEAAGDTGRVLVIEVLPTMPHVPHLSPYDLRMLVLVGGRERGVAEHAALAAAAGLAPRRTFHGSGGLTLMEFAAA is encoded by the coding sequence GTGGCGATCGACGGGGACGCGGCGGCACGGCTCGACCGGCTCACCGACCTGGCGACCCCGTTCGCCGTGCGTACCGCGGTGACGCTGCGGGTGCCGGACCGGATCGCGGCCGGCGTCACCGGCCTGACCGAGCTGGCCGCGGCGTGCGACGCCGACCCGGCCGCGCTGGGTCGCCTGCTGCGCTACCTGACCCACCGGGGCGTGTTCGCCGAGGTGTCGCCGGACGTCTTCGGGTTGACCGACGTCGGCGCGCTGCTGTGCGACCGGGACGGCGGCGGCCACGGCGCCGACCTGGACCTGGGTGGTCTCGGCGCCCGGATGGACCTGGCCTTCGCGGGGCTGCCGCACGCGATCCGCACCGGCGGCCCCGGCTACGCGGCGGTCCACGGCCGCGACTTCTGGGCCGACCTCGACGCGCACCCGGAGCAGCGCGCCTACTTCGACGCGGTGATGCTCAGCCAGCAGCGGATCACCGCCCCGGAGGTGGCCGCGTGCTATCCCTGGGCCGAGGTGACGCACGTGGTCGACGTCGCCGGCGGCTCCGGTGGGTTGCTGCGGGAGCTGCTGTGCGCGCACCCGCACCTGCGGGGCACGCTGGTGGACCGCGACGAGCCGGTGGCGACCGCCGCCGCGACGTTCGCCGAGCACGGCCTCACCGGCCGGGTCGACGCCGTGGTCGGTGACTTCTTCGCCGCGCTGCCGACCGGCGGCGACGTGTACGTGGTGTCCCGCGCGCTCACCGACTGGAGCGACACCCACGCGACGGCGATCCTGCGCCGCTGCGCCGAGGCGGCCGGCGACACCGGTCGGGTGCTCGTCATCGAGGTGCTGCCCACCATGCCGCACGTGCCGCACCTGTCCCCGTACGACCTGCGGATGCTGGTGCTTGTCGGTGGCCGGGAGCGCGGGGTGGCCGAGCACGCCGCGCTGGCCGCCGCCGCGGGGCTGGCGCCCCGGCGCACCTTCCACGGCTCCGGCGGGCTCACCCTGATGGAGTTCGCCGCGGCCTGA
- a CDS encoding polyprenyl synthetase family protein → MTVAGFTRYPPFIDDLARSESGRLLHAELGRRWPETTDQLVTIARYALLPPGKLLRPMMTLHAAEAVGGSPRDVLAAALGTEYLHVATLVHDDIIDADTMRRGRPAVPVAFGIPNAIVAGDHLIFSSFRAIVDGGGAVPPGQVVAALTALAEAGQDLCRGQAIEAQLVGDLDAGARWYPEMIRLKTGSLFRAVCHIGALLGGAEPAVASALARYGEHLGIAFQIRDDLLSYVATPEQTGKPATSDLNNGRPTLPLLLAYDAATDTARVELMAVLHRRGAGPGDVEWVTALLREVDAVARARRRMVEHAERARAELAVLAPSASADVLAGIAAWMTSETR, encoded by the coding sequence ATGACCGTTGCTGGATTTACGCGATATCCGCCCTTCATCGACGACCTGGCCCGAAGCGAATCCGGGCGACTGCTGCACGCCGAACTCGGCCGCCGCTGGCCGGAGACGACCGACCAGCTCGTGACGATCGCCCGGTACGCGCTGCTGCCGCCGGGCAAGCTGCTGCGCCCGATGATGACGCTGCACGCGGCGGAGGCGGTGGGCGGATCACCCCGGGACGTGCTCGCCGCCGCGCTCGGCACCGAATACCTCCACGTCGCGACGCTCGTGCACGACGACATCATCGACGCCGACACGATGCGCCGGGGCCGCCCGGCCGTCCCGGTCGCGTTCGGCATCCCGAACGCCATCGTCGCCGGTGACCACCTCATCTTCTCCTCGTTCCGGGCCATCGTGGACGGTGGCGGCGCGGTCCCGCCGGGCCAGGTCGTCGCCGCGCTCACCGCGCTCGCCGAGGCGGGGCAGGACCTGTGCCGGGGGCAGGCGATCGAGGCGCAGCTCGTCGGCGACCTGGACGCGGGCGCCAGGTGGTATCCGGAGATGATCCGCCTGAAGACCGGTTCGCTGTTCCGCGCGGTGTGCCACATCGGCGCGCTCCTCGGCGGCGCGGAACCGGCCGTGGCGTCCGCGCTCGCCCGCTACGGCGAGCACCTCGGCATCGCGTTCCAGATCCGCGACGACCTGCTGTCCTACGTGGCCACGCCGGAGCAGACCGGCAAGCCGGCGACGAGTGACCTCAACAACGGCCGGCCGACGCTGCCGCTGCTGCTGGCGTACGACGCGGCCACCGACACGGCCCGGGTCGAGCTGATGGCGGTGCTGCACCGGCGCGGCGCCGGACCCGGCGACGTCGAGTGGGTCACCGCGCTGCTGCGCGAGGTCGACGCGGTGGCGCGGGCGCGCCGGCGGATGGTGGAGCACGCCGAACGCGCCCGCGCCGAACTGGCCGTGCTCGCGCCGTCGGCGAGCGCGGACGTGCTCGCCGGCATCGCGGCCTGGATGACGAGCGAGACGCGGTGA